The Amycolatopsis sp. QT-25 genomic sequence CGATCTTGAACTGGATCGCCTGGTACTCACCGATCTTGTGCCCGAACGCCTCGCGTTCCTTCACATACCGCAGGCATTCGTCGACGCAGCCCTGCGCGAGTCCGACGCTCAGCGCGGCGATCGCGACCCGGCCTTCGTCCAGAATGGACAGGAACTGGGCGTAGCCGCGACCGCGTTCCCCGACCAGGTTCCCGGCCGGGACGCGGACGTCGTCGAACGAGAGCTCGTGCGTGTCCGAGCAGTTCCAGCCGACCTTGGAGTACTTCGGCGCGACGGTGAAGCCCGGCGTGCCGGACGGGACGATGATCGCCGAGATCTCCTTGCGGCCGTTTTCCTTCACGTCGGTGACCGCGGTGACCGTGACCAGTTTCGTGATGTCGGTGCCGGAATTGGTGATGAACGACTTGCTGCCGTTGATCACCCAGGTGTCGCCGTCGAGTTTCGCGCGCGTGCGGGTGGCGCCGGCGTCCGAGCCACCACCGGGTTCGGTGAGCCCGAAGGCGCCGAGCGCGGTGCCGGCACACAGCTCCGGAAGCCACTTCTGCTTCTGCTCCTCGGTGCCGAACCGGTGGATCGGCATGG encodes the following:
- a CDS encoding acyl-CoA dehydrogenase family protein, encoding MIDFRLDDEYEALRKTVEEFARSEVAPVIGDLYEREEFPYEIVAKMAEMGLFGLPFPEEYGGMGGDYFALCLTLEELARVDSSVAITVEAGVSLGAMPIHRFGTEEQKQKWLPELCAGTALGAFGLTEPGGGSDAGATRTRAKLDGDTWVINGSKSFITNSGTDITKLVTVTAVTDVKENGRKEISAIIVPSGTPGFTVAPKYSKVGWNCSDTHELSFDDVRVPAGNLVGERGRGYAQFLSILDEGRVAIAALSVGLAQGCVDECLRYVKEREAFGHKIGEYQAIQFKIADMEVRTHTARLAYYAAASKMLRGEPFKQEASIAKLVASNAAMDNSREATQIFGGYGFMNEFPVSRFYRDAKILEIGEGTSEVQRMLIARHLGVA